One Brassica napus cultivar Da-Ae chromosome C2, Da-Ae, whole genome shotgun sequence DNA window includes the following coding sequences:
- the LOC106379094 gene encoding precursor of CEP5-like: LVYLQQLSTYNLYINAPIEQVLLHTTSQIFLESLTQIFNISLFFCFLFHPPFFSPAESSMGQKKTLFVCVFFVMVLFNGFNCVHGRTLRNMKVDDKMNVGHDDSKTMKAMNNDLIVDEKAVQLSQPPPSPTPESKDAEDFRPTTPGHSPGIGHSLSHN; this comes from the coding sequence TTAGTTTATTTGCAACAATTAAGCACGTACAATCTCTATATAAATGCCCCCATAGAGCAAGTATTACTTCACACCACCTCTCAAATATTCTTAGAGTCCTTAACACAGATATTTaatatctctctctttttctgttttcttttccaTCCCCCATTTTTTTCTCCAGCGGAGTCTTCTATGGGTCAAAAGAAAACATTGTTCGTTTGCGTTTTTTTCGTGATGGTGCTTTTTAATGGGTTTAATTGCGTCCATGGACGAACCCTAAGAAACATGAAAGTTGATGATAAGATGAATGTTGGTCATGATGATAGCAAGACGATGAAGGCTATGAACAACGATCTGATAGTTGATGAAAAGGCGGTCCAGCTCTCGCAGCCACCTCCTTCGCCAACACCGGAAAGTAAAGATGCAGAAGATTTCAGGCCTACAACACCTGGTCATAGCCCTGGGATTGGCCATAGTTTATCGCACAACTAA